The Triticum urartu cultivar G1812 chromosome 5, Tu2.1, whole genome shotgun sequence genome contains the following window.
AACCAACCATTGTGTTGTGCAACAAAGAGAAGGCCTCCAGACGAGAAGAAACCCCGCCATCCGTGGGGCGGAGCACCCCGCTGCCATCTACTTAGGCACCCGCGCAAACTTCTCCTATGGTTGGTCGCTGGTGATTGCGAGATGGGAGGGTGGAGGGCGGGCTAAGCGGCGACAACGCGAGATCCTCCGAGTCAACACACCCGGGCTTAGTAGTTGTCGTGAATCTTCTATCCTGCCTGATCTCAGCTAGATTTCATCGATTGTCGTACCCCATTATGATTCGCAAATCTTGGCATACCCTTTTTTGAACTTAAGATGCGCAATGTAGGTTAGGTGAATGAGATATACTAAGGAGAGAGGGGCTACGGAAATGAGATGTTGCCgaggtgagagagagaggggaaggTCTTGTTCCTCCTGTTGCTTCAAATAGAAAAGCTTAGGTTTAAAATGTCCGTATGGAACAAGTTTTTAAAGTTGATACTAAATACACATGATCTTTGGAACAATATGATACCAACGGCTAGTGTAGACATCAAGGACGCACACAAGTGTATCCTGAATACCCAAAGATGCGCTAAATGTCGGCTAAACAGGGGTGAACAAGCGACTACCAGATTTAAAATTTTCTTAGCTGCTTTTAAAGACTACTGCAAAAATGTATCTCTAGATATGCAACTTGATGATACACCCTATATGAAGATCTACAACAAGATAACAAGCTACACACGGCAACTAATTAAACAAGTAATAACAACTCGTAAAGTTAGGTTTAGAAACAACCGAAAGTGATGAAGACAAAGATGTAATATGAAGATCACATTCCTGGGGGAGGGTTAATCTACATTGAAGAGGTGCAGAACAATGAATCTCCCACAGCAACAAATGTCCATGGCCGGTCCTCGGGTTTTGGTGGTTCGGGCGAACCTGAAACTTGGGGGGCCTCATTATAAAGGTCAAAATAACAAGCCATATATGTAATATTCAGATGCGATATGTGGATAAATTAATTTATATTTATTACGCTAAAATTTTCTTATAACATTCTAAAATGCAAAAGACGATGACGATGGTATCAATACTAATATCATCTAACAATTCATTCTCAATGAAGAAATTGGTCTTAAGGAATCTAACAATATATTTACTATGCGATTTATCAACTCGTGTACTTATTTTCCTCTTTTCTCTATCGAATACATACTTGTTAGATGATGTGATGATTTTTTAAAAATGGTTAGTAATTAAACATAGCGCAAAGCTAATAAAATCATATATTTGTCGTACAAAATCAATAAGTCATGGCAAAATAGCACAGACGAACCCGTCTAAGAGAGATGTCCATCGGATCCAAGCAGCATCACTGAAGATCAATGCCGACCGGATTCAAGAATATTGTTGGAGACACCTCCACACACCCTCCGTCGGCACTAAACGCACTGCTTGAGCGAAAGGTCCGTCGGAGGGAGGACGAACCGGCGGCGGCGCCAACAAGGGGGCAACAAGGGGGCTAGAAATGGCTTATGGAGGGAGAGGGGGACGTTTCATACTATGGCCATAGAAACATTAATGGTTTGGCGTTGTACAATATGCATTTCTAAGGTCAAACCCATCACTCTACTCATCAGCTGATAATTTAGCATGTCTGGCAGCATGTGTTAATAGTAATAAGGACCAATCAACCCAATCATTGTGAGCACCAAAACGCATCCAAAAACCCCTTTGGCTTGTGATGTGACCTCCATTATTTTCCCTCCCTCCTTCCCAGACGACTCACTCTCTTTCCATGCCTTTAAAAGTCCATCTCTCCCGGTCTCTTCCGATGGCACAAGCTCGTACTACTGCTTGCACACCCACTACAGTCTCGGTGTATCGTCTCACTTGTCTTTACGCGCCAAGCCCGGGAGTTTCCCCTTCTTTTGCTTTCCTTCTCTTTTTTCCCTCTTTATTTACTTTCAGAAATTTCTACTCTTTTCCATAAATCCTTTTTAGGGAACCTTCCTTTATGTATGCATACATGAAAGAGGGAATATGTCTACACCAAAAGAAAAGTTAATAATAAAGAAATTATACTCGCACCGCTCCTTCGTCCTTTCTCCTTTTGTCAACAGTGccctttgtgtgtgtgtgtgtgtgtgtgtgtgtggaggcaGGGAGGGAGGCAGGCTGGTCCACCATGGAATTAGAATGAGTAAAAGTCAAATCCATATTGCACCATGCCAACAAGGCTGCCGAGTCATCCTATCACCTCTTTCTTTTCATGCTTTGCTACTCGTACTTTTCCCTCACTCACATGCATCTACAAGGTTGATCACATGGATTCTAATCATGTCTATTGCTGCTAGAACTCTAATTGATTCGGCCTAGCCTCTTGTGTATTTCTCTTTATTTTCCCCGTTTTATTGATGTTATTTACTGATGCTTAAAAATACAGGTGAATAAAATGTGGAGTACGGCTGAAATGTGTGGTCAAATCAACGGTTCACAatcaaccctagccgccgccgccacccccacTCTTCTACCCACCCCGCTGCTGTCAAAGGACGCCGGTGGACAAAGCTGCCTTCTCGCGCAGGGGAGCGCTTGCTGACCATACGACATGGTGGCCCCGGACGGTGTGGCATACATGATGGAACTTGGACGTCGAGACGGCGACCATGGGCACTCTAGGAGGTGTTGAGCTGCGGTGCTAGGTGGCCAGCGGTGCGGGGCATGGACAACTTTCGACATTGGTGCTATTGTGGCAGCACCAATGTGGTAGCACAGAAAGTGGTGCGTCAATAAGCCGGGGTGGTGCGCCTACCGCCTGAGGCGGCCATGGAGTTGACACCATGCCTCGGCGTCGTTGTCGTCGGCGACCTCCGGCACATTTGCCCTGGAGCACGTGCATGTGAGTTGAAGTTGCCAACGACGTTTGGCTCTCCACACTTTGTGATCGTTCTGTGTTCCGAAGAATGGATTTGGGCGCATGGTGATATCCATGCCAAAGATATGCAGGTGAAGGACTGCCTCCCGACATGTATGTCATGGAGTGATTTATTTCAGTTTCCATGACCATGGTGTGTTTGCCCCTCCATGCCAAAGATAACTTTGGCTTGGTGGTACTCAGGGGGGTGTCGAACTCAAAGGTGAAAACCCATGGTCCGACATTTGATGGTTGCATCTTGCTAGGACGGTGTTTACGCACGGCGTCTTTGTTGAAGACATTGTTTTGGGGTGAAAGATATGGCAATATCGTCGTTTTGGAGTTTGCTAATACATGCTCTATGGGGTGAAGATATGGCAATGTCGTGTCTTCCTCAATGTCGTGTCTTCCCTTGATACGTTGATTTTGAAGAACCTTGTTTGTAGGGTTGTGCAGCCCTATTTTCTCGTCTGTGGTCAAATAACTAATTTTCTTTCAATATGAGCACCCTCtaaaatatttcaaaaaaaagCACCCTCTAAAAATATTCTTCGTAGTTTTCTATTTTGCCCTACTACATCGGAACATTTCCTCCCGTAGTGCTCGACCCCCATCTCATTATTAGTCATGGCACATGAACAGACATTCCATCAGTTTTAATGCCAAGGCAGTAGCATGCAGCACACAATCAAGGCACCATCATCAGAGAGAACAAGTGATCAAGGTTTATCCACATTTATTTAGATAAAATGAGAAGCCAGCAAGGGGGGCATTAATCAATGCAGATGTAGATAGAGCTCATGGGAAGTGGGGAATTGCATTCATGGCGCCGTCGTAGGGAGGGAGCAAGCCGGAGATGGAGCAAACTTGCCCTGCCGCCTACCTTGTCCCTCCCCTCCTCCATGAGAGTGCTACTCCAAGAGCCATCAATGGCTAATCTCCCTGCCTCCTCCCCCCTACAGGACCCGTCTTTTCCAGCCGCATTGCAAAATTACACGTTTTTTACTTCTCCCCCCAGGCCGGCTTCTCATTACGGCCTTCCCTGATCGCCGGCTGTTGTTCTACGGCGAGCTATAGGTAGTAGCTAGTCCGGCGCCGCGGGGCGGGGTTGGCATCTAACGCCAGGCGTCGCGGCTCTCCTCGTCGGGTGGAAGCATCATCGCCGTGGCGGTGGCGCGCTTGAGCGGCCGGCCGGCGGGCTCCGGGGAGGACGACACGGAGACTGACCCCGGCCACGCGGTGGCGGCGCCGGAGCGTGAGTCCGCGCTGCTGGACGAGCTCTCGCAGCTGAAGTATGCCGCCGCGCCGATCACGCCGCTCGGGCTCAGCGGCGGCGAGTGCAGCCCCGCTGCCGCGCGCTTGCGCTTATTGTCGCCGCCGAAGCCCATGaatcccgccgccgcctccccggaGAGGATCTTGACGCACTCCGCCACCTCGTCCTGCATTGGCAAGCCCATCAGTTGAGCACAAACAGTGGCATTGGCACGAGTGTGCACGAAGACAGCTGGTAGTAATAATGTGGCAACCGCTAACGACAAGTTTGTGGTGCTGACCTCGGGGGCGTTGATGAGCGCCAAGAGCTCGGCGTCGCCGTCGCCACTGCCGTAGCCGGCCGTCGCGAGCAATGCCGCCGCAGCCCACGCCGACGGGCGGTACCGTGGCCAGCTCCAGTCTGCCACGCGCGCAAAGTGAGAACACGCTTGACGTAAAGATGGAGTCTTTTATTCTTGAGACAGCAATGCATGGACGGGGAAGAGCCATGAACCCACCTGGCATTACCGCGAGCAGGACGCTCTCGCACTGGCGCAGGCGCGCGGCGGCGAGCACGGGGTGGAGGAAGGAGAATGGCGTGACGGGGTGCATCCGCCAGGCGAGCGCGGAGAGCACGAGGAGCTCCATCCGGCGCACCGTCTTGGCGTCGAACACGTCGGCGTCGCCGGCGCTCTCGGCG
Protein-coding sequences here:
- the LOC125555968 gene encoding cyclin-D3-2-like, with the translated sequence MAFAALFVDSLYCPEEHHDLFQEPAEEQWPDQQPLVALDDELPALFEVFRGKEEVLLREGGDGYGGDARRQAAVGWATRAAARLGFSALTAALAAAYLDRCFLSGGALRLGDQPWMARLAAVACVALAAKVEETRVPVLLDLQLCAAESAGDADVFDAKTVRRMELLVLSALAWRMHPVTPFSFLHPVLAAARLRQCESVLLAVMPDWSWPRYRPSAWAAAALLATAGYGSGDGDAELLALINAPEDEVAECVKILSGEAAAGFMGFGGDNKRKRAAAGLHSPPLSPSGVIGAAAYFSCESSSSSADSRSGAATAWPGSVSVSSSPEPAGRPLKRATATAMMLPPDEESRDAWR